A DNA window from Thalassospiraceae bacterium LMO-JJ14 contains the following coding sequences:
- a CDS encoding kinase — MIISRTPFRVSLFGGGTDYPKWYEKHGGAVLGFAIDKYCYISVRRLPPFFEHKHRIVYSVVENVKTIDEIKHPAVKGVLSEHQPGEGVEIHHDGDLPARSGLGSSSSFTVGLTNALAAFDGKMLSKRYLAREAIRIEHDVIKEQVGCQDQIWAAYGGLNRIDFLKTGEFDVQPAMVRRERRDDLQDHLMLVFTGLSRLAPVMAEKQIQNIDAREKQLSTMMQMVDEAQAILQDANRPIRDLGDLLQQSWQLKRELADGVSTPLVDEIFDAAVGAGASGGKLLGAGGGGFMLFIVEPGKQPAVREALKDLVSVKIAIDNVGSKIVVYEPDGLEFA, encoded by the coding sequence ATGATCATCAGCCGTACGCCGTTCCGGGTGTCGCTTTTCGGCGGCGGCACGGACTACCCCAAATGGTACGAAAAGCATGGCGGTGCCGTGCTCGGTTTCGCCATCGACAAGTACTGCTACATATCTGTCCGCCGTCTGCCGCCGTTTTTCGAGCACAAGCACCGGATCGTCTATTCGGTCGTTGAGAACGTAAAGACCATCGATGAGATCAAGCATCCGGCGGTCAAGGGCGTGCTTAGCGAGCATCAGCCCGGCGAAGGTGTCGAAATCCACCACGATGGCGATCTGCCGGCGCGTTCCGGCCTGGGTTCGAGCTCGTCGTTCACGGTCGGCCTGACCAATGCGCTCGCGGCGTTTGACGGCAAAATGCTCTCGAAGCGGTATCTGGCCCGCGAAGCGATCCGCATCGAGCATGATGTCATCAAGGAACAGGTCGGCTGTCAGGATCAGATCTGGGCGGCCTATGGTGGGCTGAACCGAATTGATTTCCTGAAAACCGGCGAGTTTGATGTGCAGCCGGCGATGGTCAGACGCGAGCGCCGCGATGACCTGCAAGACCATCTGATGCTTGTGTTTACCGGCCTGTCGCGGCTTGCGCCCGTGATGGCGGAAAAACAGATTCAGAATATCGATGCCAGGGAAAAGCAGCTCTCGACCATGATGCAGATGGTCGATGAGGCGCAGGCGATCCTGCAGGACGCTAACCGCCCGATCCGCGATCTCGGTGATCTTTTGCAGCAGTCCTGGCAGTTGAAACGCGAGCTTGCGGATGGCGTCTCGACGCCGCTTGTCGACGAGATATTTGACGCCGCGGTCGGTGCCGGTGCATCGGGCGGCAAGCTGCTTGGCGCCGGTGGCGGCGGCTTCATGCTGTTTATCGTCGAGCCCGGCAAGCAGCCGGCGGTGCGCGAAGCGCTCAAGGATCTGGTATCCGTCAAGATCGCCATCGATAATGTCGGCTCCAAGATCGTCGTTTATGAGCCGGACGGCCTGGAATTCGCCTGA
- a CDS encoding NAD(P)-dependent oxidoreductase produces MSEKLHIVVTGGAGYLGSIMVPAFLDAGHKVTVLDNFMFKQNPLAHVCANPDFDVVRGDARDEGLIKGLVKDADVVIPLAALVGAPLCNNDQIGTETINRDAVIMMLKLLSKDQRILMPITNSGYGIGEKGKFCTEETPLRPISLYGTTKVEAEAAALERGNAISFRLATVFGMAPRFRLDLLVNDFVYRAVHDRAVVLFEADFKRNYIHIRDVARAFLHGLENFESMKNEPYNVGLSDANLSKRELCEKIHEHIPSFVFMEAPIGEDPDKRDYIVSNEKIEKTGFMPAYSLDDGIKELIKGYRMIRNSLYGNV; encoded by the coding sequence ATGAGCGAAAAACTGCACATCGTGGTCACCGGCGGCGCCGGATATCTGGGTTCCATCATGGTGCCGGCGTTTCTGGACGCGGGGCACAAGGTCACGGTGCTCGATAATTTCATGTTCAAGCAGAACCCCCTCGCCCATGTCTGCGCCAACCCGGATTTCGACGTGGTGCGCGGCGATGCCCGCGACGAAGGCCTGATCAAGGGTTTGGTCAAGGACGCCGACGTGGTGATCCCGCTGGCGGCGCTGGTCGGGGCCCCGCTCTGCAATAACGATCAGATCGGTACCGAGACCATCAACCGCGACGCGGTGATCATGATGCTGAAGCTGCTGTCGAAGGATCAGCGTATCCTTATGCCGATTACCAATTCCGGTTATGGCATTGGTGAAAAAGGAAAATTCTGCACGGAAGAGACTCCGCTCCGGCCGATATCACTGTACGGCACGACCAAGGTCGAGGCCGAGGCGGCGGCGCTCGAACGCGGCAACGCAATCAGCTTCCGCCTTGCCACCGTGTTCGGTATGGCGCCCCGCTTCCGGCTTGACCTGCTGGTCAATGATTTCGTCTACCGCGCCGTTCACGACCGCGCCGTTGTCCTGTTCGAAGCCGACTTCAAGCGCAACTATATCCATATCCGCGATGTCGCGCGTGCGTTCCTGCATGGGCTTGAGAATTTCGAGAGCATGAAGAACGAGCCTTATAACGTCGGCCTGTCGGACGCCAACCTGTCGAAACGCGAGTTGTGCGAGAAAATCCACGAGCACATTCCCAGCTTCGTGTTCATGGAAGCGCCGATCGGCGAAGACCCGGACAAACGCGATTACATCGTATCGAACGAGAAAATAGAGAAGACCGGCTTCATGCCCGCGTATTCGCTCGACGACGGGATCAAGGAACTGATCAAGGGCTACCGCATGATCCGCAACAGCCTGTACGGGAACGTCTGA
- a CDS encoding glycosyltransferase family 2 protein: MATDARGNKSKISVVFSFRNEAEVLEELIDRVSAMFKGVGCPYEMIFVNDNSLDSSLDILMARAKSDKAIKIINMSRNFGVGECVLAGMKHSTGDAVVYMDTDLQDPPEVIPELIEKWREGADLVYTRRLSRDGETAFRLWATGVAYRIINSLSEIDMPIEAGDFRLLSRRAVDELLKLPEAQPYLRGLTQWVGFERAEVRYRRAPRAAGESHFPGVFSRGPVKAFVDGLTSFSMYPLYLVLYAGLAGAALGLGGLVLTGLAALFGWACSVAGWVFFILTLWGGLMCGMGILGLYIARIYRDVRGRPHYIIKDTVNLD, encoded by the coding sequence ATGGCTACTGACGCGCGCGGCAATAAAAGCAAAATATCCGTCGTCTTTTCGTTTCGTAACGAAGCCGAAGTGCTTGAAGAACTGATCGACCGTGTCTCGGCTATGTTCAAGGGCGTGGGCTGCCCGTATGAAATGATTTTCGTCAACGACAACTCGCTGGATTCCTCGCTGGATATCCTGATGGCACGGGCGAAATCGGATAAAGCCATCAAAATCATCAACATGTCGCGCAATTTCGGTGTCGGTGAGTGCGTGCTGGCAGGGATGAAGCACAGCACCGGCGACGCTGTCGTTTATATGGATACGGATCTTCAGGATCCGCCCGAAGTCATTCCGGAGCTGATCGAAAAATGGCGCGAAGGCGCGGATCTGGTTTATACGCGCCGTCTGAGCCGAGATGGTGAAACGGCGTTCCGTTTGTGGGCGACGGGTGTTGCATACCGGATTATCAATTCCCTGTCGGAAATCGATATGCCGATCGAGGCCGGGGATTTCCGCCTGTTATCGCGCCGCGCGGTGGATGAGTTGCTGAAACTACCCGAAGCGCAGCCGTATCTGCGCGGTCTGACGCAGTGGGTCGGCTTCGAGCGCGCCGAAGTCCGTTACCGGCGCGCTCCGCGTGCGGCCGGAGAATCGCATTTCCCGGGTGTGTTTTCGCGCGGACCGGTGAAGGCATTCGTCGACGGCCTGACGTCGTTTTCGATGTATCCGCTTTATTTGGTCCTTTATGCCGGTCTGGCCGGAGCGGCACTGGGGCTGGGCGGCCTTGTCCTGACGGGACTGGCAGCGCTTTTCGGCTGGGCGTGCAGCGTCGCCGGCTGGGTCTTTTTTATCCTGACGCTCTGGGGCGGTCTGATGTGTGGGATGGGGATTCTCGGGCTGTATATCGCACGCATTTACCGCGATGTCCGCGGCCGGCCGCACTACATCATCAAAGACACCGTCAATCTCGATTAG
- a CDS encoding DegT/DnrJ/EryC1/StrS family aminotransferase: MFYPLAASSWADEEIAAIQRVIDGDMYTMGANVQAFEEEFAAYHGMNYGVMVNSGSSANLIAVAAQFFKKNNKLKRGDEVIVPAVSWATTYHPLQQYGLKMKIVDIDLDTLNMDVAQLEDALTPNTKMLVAVSILGNPCDLDVMRAFCDKHGLVFMEDNCESLDAELNGKKAGTFGDVNTFSFFFSHHIATMEGGMILTNDLETYHLMRALRAHGWTRDLPKDSPVFEGRSDDFFEAYRFILPGYNVRPTEMSGAIGREQLKKMPGFTAQRRKNLALLTELLGPDERFIIQRENGVHSSFCFPIILNPAMNIDRERVFRALEAADIGYRIITGGCILRHDVTEFYDYETVGEVANANIAHDNGFFCGNHPHDLTPQIRKLHEVLDEAAQPA, encoded by the coding sequence ATGTTCTATCCGCTGGCGGCGTCGAGCTGGGCCGATGAGGAAATTGCCGCGATCCAGCGTGTGATCGATGGCGATATGTACACCATGGGCGCCAATGTTCAGGCGTTCGAGGAAGAGTTCGCCGCCTATCACGGCATGAATTACGGCGTCATGGTGAACTCGGGGTCGAGCGCGAACCTGATTGCCGTTGCTGCGCAGTTTTTTAAGAAAAACAATAAGTTAAAGCGCGGAGATGAAGTGATTGTTCCGGCCGTTTCGTGGGCCACGACCTATCATCCGCTGCAGCAGTACGGTCTCAAGATGAAGATCGTCGATATCGATCTTGATACCCTCAACATGGATGTCGCGCAGCTCGAAGACGCGCTCACGCCGAACACGAAAATGCTGGTTGCTGTGTCCATCCTCGGCAATCCCTGCGATCTGGATGTGATGCGTGCGTTTTGCGATAAACACGGCCTTGTCTTCATGGAAGACAATTGCGAGAGCCTGGATGCCGAGTTGAACGGCAAAAAAGCAGGCACGTTCGGCGATGTGAACACGTTCAGCTTCTTCTTCTCGCACCATATCGCGACGATGGAAGGCGGCATGATCCTGACGAACGACCTGGAAACGTATCATCTGATGCGGGCACTTCGGGCGCACGGCTGGACGCGTGATCTGCCCAAGGATTCTCCGGTCTTTGAAGGCCGCAGCGATGACTTCTTCGAGGCTTACCGCTTCATTCTGCCGGGCTACAACGTGCGGCCGACGGAAATGTCAGGCGCCATTGGCCGCGAGCAGCTCAAGAAAATGCCCGGATTTACGGCGCAACGCCGCAAGAACCTGGCGCTTTTGACCGAACTCCTTGGGCCGGACGAGCGTTTCATTATCCAGCGTGAAAACGGCGTTCATTCCAGTTTTTGCTTCCCGATCATTCTCAATCCGGCGATGAATATTGACCGCGAACGCGTGTTCAGGGCGCTTGAGGCTGCGGATATCGGGTATCGAATCATTACCGGCGGCTGCATTCTGCGCCACGATGTGACCGAGTTTTACGACTATGAAACCGTTGGCGAGGTCGCCAATGCCAATATCGCACATGACAACGGCTTTTTCTGCGGCAACCACCCGCACGATCTGACGCCGCAAATCAGAAAGCTCCATGAGGTATTGGACGAAGCCGCGCAGCCGGCTTAA
- a CDS encoding FkbM family methyltransferase — protein METETLIAPALPAKPFKASELPLIAKLARAAHHTYAKRWNKRLCKKPVRLAYDFAQDVLKLGGQGVVSLSTASGERQARFDARHPHFGSLYFENEASGYEPDVSALLSSLLRGKRTFFDIGANWGYFTFYAAALAGYEGAIHSFEPAPVTRADLEGLIGGFGLQDRITVHGIALSSQVGTAEMAIHDKETGLNRIAGSGVGREGAGRIEVPMQRLDDLDARPDVIKMDVEDHEYEALSGASRMLSESKPFIIVESWLTPAKPMRTLRALKFLEDAGYALYQPCWRVMTDEGPVVFPDIGTKTPDANCRLAIVPFASEQRFMLSQQMNVFACHKDRVADLKEDRFTVLEAG, from the coding sequence ATGGAAACAGAAACCCTGATTGCCCCGGCATTGCCGGCGAAGCCCTTCAAGGCATCCGAGTTGCCCTTGATCGCGAAACTGGCCCGCGCCGCGCATCACACCTATGCCAAGCGCTGGAACAAGCGATTGTGCAAAAAGCCGGTGCGGCTCGCTTATGATTTCGCGCAGGATGTCCTGAAACTGGGTGGTCAGGGGGTGGTGTCATTGTCGACCGCATCGGGTGAGCGACAGGCCCGCTTCGATGCCCGCCACCCGCATTTCGGCAGTCTCTATTTCGAAAATGAAGCCTCGGGTTACGAGCCGGATGTCTCTGCCCTGCTCTCCTCGCTGTTGCGGGGCAAGCGGACGTTCTTCGATATCGGCGCCAACTGGGGATACTTCACTTTCTATGCCGCTGCGCTGGCGGGCTATGAAGGCGCGATACACAGCTTTGAGCCGGCGCCGGTGACCCGCGCCGATCTTGAGGGGCTGATCGGCGGTTTCGGTCTGCAGGACCGTATCACCGTGCACGGCATCGCGCTGTCATCGCAAGTCGGCACCGCCGAGATGGCGATCCACGACAAGGAAACAGGGCTTAATCGTATTGCCGGCAGCGGCGTCGGGCGCGAAGGCGCCGGACGTATTGAGGTTCCGATGCAGCGCCTGGACGATCTGGATGCACGGCCCGACGTCATCAAGATGGATGTCGAGGATCATGAGTATGAAGCGCTTTCAGGCGCATCGCGTATGCTGTCGGAGAGCAAACCCTTCATCATCGTTGAAAGCTGGCTGACCCCCGCCAAACCGATGCGTACACTACGGGCCCTTAAGTTTCTCGAAGATGCCGGGTATGCCCTCTATCAGCCCTGCTGGCGGGTTATGACCGACGAGGGGCCGGTGGTGTTCCCCGATATCGGCACAAAAACACCGGATGCCAACTGCCGCCTTGCCATCGTCCCGTTTGCCAGCGAACAGCGCTTCATGCTGTCGCAACAGATGAATGTATTTGCCTGTCATAAAGATCGCGTCGCCGATCTCAAGGAGGATCGTTTTACGGTCCTGGAAGCCGGTTAA
- a CDS encoding thiamine pyrophosphate-binding protein, producing the protein MKLADYVIDFLGDRGIDKVFVLYGSANGHLIDAFTRAEKTEYVATMHEQGAGFAAECYGRVKGVPGAAIATSGPGALNLLNPIANCFYESVPCIFITGNINSQFMRPDPSVRQVGFQETDVVSIVETITKHAVMITDPKDIRFEMEKAFFMAEEGRPGPCVIDIPIDIQKAEINPDELFGFDADAARVHYATDVVDQQVEQYIEDLKKAERPTFIVGGGARIGNAVDLVREIAEVAMVPAYPTWNGLDIITSDFEYYGGRIGTYGGAGRNFGIQNSDLLMGIGSRISGRITGGNIHTFAREAKKYVVDLDKALLQPRLQQVPFDVNILCDVRDFCQRLLKRLKEERAAGNLPTHEKWNAQCREWRIKYDPVRPEMFKDGAYQFEGQEYVHPYAFMRRLSEKMGGNDILVCDLGGTSVVVAHAFETKFGEQYLTNNGNAPMGFSMCGAMGAWMADPDRNVIAIIGDGGMILNIQELQTMKNYGMKVKTFILNNHIYGITKAFQETNFQGRCEACGPVGYNPPNFVNVAKGFDVQTFEISRNAEIDTMIDTVMAFDGPAVCDVNMHEYHTYEPRIFGWSTPVEDMYPYLPRDEFRANMFIEPIEGWETPAMPDIVNPNSDKPGTEGTRTME; encoded by the coding sequence ATGAAGCTAGCTGACTACGTCATCGATTTTCTGGGCGATCGCGGGATCGACAAGGTTTTCGTTCTTTACGGATCGGCCAATGGCCACCTGATCGACGCCTTTACCCGCGCCGAAAAAACCGAATATGTGGCGACCATGCACGAGCAGGGCGCCGGTTTTGCCGCCGAGTGCTACGGCCGCGTAAAAGGTGTGCCGGGCGCAGCCATCGCCACCAGCGGGCCGGGTGCGCTCAACCTGCTCAACCCGATAGCCAACTGTTTCTACGAATCGGTGCCGTGTATCTTCATCACCGGCAACATCAATTCGCAGTTCATGCGTCCCGACCCGTCGGTGCGTCAGGTCGGTTTCCAGGAAACCGATGTGGTGTCGATCGTCGAGACGATTACCAAGCATGCGGTGATGATTACCGATCCCAAGGACATCCGTTTCGAAATGGAGAAAGCCTTCTTCATGGCCGAGGAAGGCCGTCCGGGGCCGTGTGTGATCGATATTCCGATCGATATCCAGAAAGCCGAGATCAATCCCGACGAACTGTTCGGTTTCGATGCCGACGCGGCGCGGGTGCATTATGCCACCGATGTCGTCGACCAGCAGGTCGAGCAGTATATCGAAGACCTGAAAAAGGCCGAGCGCCCGACGTTTATCGTCGGCGGCGGCGCGCGGATCGGCAATGCGGTCGATCTGGTTCGTGAAATCGCCGAAGTGGCGATGGTCCCCGCCTACCCCACGTGGAACGGGCTGGATATCATCACCTCCGATTTCGAGTATTACGGCGGGCGGATCGGGACTTACGGCGGTGCCGGACGCAATTTCGGCATTCAGAACTCGGATCTTCTGATGGGGATCGGATCCAGGATTTCCGGGCGTATCACCGGCGGCAACATCCACACCTTTGCCCGCGAGGCGAAAAAATACGTCGTCGATCTGGACAAGGCTTTGCTGCAGCCGCGTCTGCAACAGGTGCCGTTCGATGTGAACATCCTTTGCGATGTACGGGATTTCTGCCAGCGGCTTTTGAAGCGTCTCAAGGAAGAGCGCGCCGCCGGCAACCTGCCGACCCACGAAAAGTGGAATGCGCAGTGCCGTGAATGGCGTATCAAGTACGATCCGGTGCGCCCGGAAATGTTCAAGGACGGTGCTTACCAGTTCGAGGGCCAGGAATATGTGCATCCCTATGCCTTCATGCGCCGCCTGTCCGAAAAAATGGGCGGCAACGACATTCTGGTGTGCGATTTGGGCGGCACGTCCGTGGTCGTCGCGCATGCCTTCGAGACCAAGTTCGGCGAGCAGTACCTGACCAACAACGGCAATGCACCGATGGGCTTTTCCATGTGCGGCGCCATGGGCGCGTGGATGGCAGACCCGGACCGCAACGTCATCGCCATCATCGGTGACGGCGGTATGATCCTGAACATTCAGGAACTGCAGACCATGAAAAACTACGGGATGAAAGTGAAGACGTTCATCCTCAACAACCATATCTACGGCATCACCAAGGCGTTCCAGGAAACCAACTTCCAGGGCCGCTGCGAAGCTTGCGGTCCGGTCGGTTATAACCCGCCGAACTTCGTCAATGTCGCCAAGGGGTTCGATGTGCAGACCTTCGAAATCTCCAGGAATGCCGAAATCGACACAATGATCGATACGGTGATGGCGTTTGACGGCCCGGCCGTATGCGATGTCAACATGCACGAATATCACACCTATGAGCCGCGCATCTTCGGCTGGTCGACACCGGTCGAGGACATGTATCCGTACCTGCCGCGCGATGAATTCCGCGCCAACATGTTCATCGAGCCGATCGAAGGCTGGGAAACCCCGGCCATGCCGGACATCGTCAACCCGAATTCGGACAAGCCGGGTACCGAAGGCACCCGGACCATGGAGTAA
- a CDS encoding class I SAM-dependent methyltransferase encodes MSVFYESYGAAKNYTTPTLNRKHIARFDAEVWQPASLKPDMRCLEIGCGTGHFLSYLHHKGIDDLKAIDLDQSLSDVIPGTVRDKFEAVDVWAYLEKADDRQMFERIFLFDVLEHFVPEDGYRLLTGLSGRLTPGGAIILKMPNASSPWGLQFQYGDLTHLAAYTPDSIRQMAVACGLACSACWPHLLGSRSRQRLDRMLQALLNRVCATPPEIWEGNFYARLDKPA; translated from the coding sequence ATGTCGGTTTTTTACGAATCTTACGGCGCCGCCAAGAACTACACGACGCCAACGCTCAACCGGAAGCACATCGCGCGCTTCGACGCCGAGGTCTGGCAACCGGCCAGCCTGAAACCCGACATGCGCTGTTTGGAAATCGGCTGCGGCACAGGGCATTTTCTCAGTTACCTGCACCACAAGGGGATTGATGATCTGAAGGCCATCGATCTCGATCAATCGCTGTCGGACGTCATTCCAGGCACCGTGCGCGACAAGTTCGAGGCCGTGGACGTCTGGGCATATCTTGAGAAAGCCGACGACAGGCAAATGTTCGAGCGCATCTTCCTGTTCGACGTGCTTGAACATTTCGTGCCGGAAGACGGCTACAGGCTTTTGACCGGCCTGTCCGGACGGCTCACTCCCGGCGGCGCGATTATCCTCAAGATGCCGAACGCGTCGTCCCCCTGGGGCTTGCAGTTCCAGTACGGCGATCTGACGCATCTGGCGGCTTATACACCGGACAGCATCCGCCAGATGGCGGTTGCCTGCGGTCTTGCGTGCAGCGCCTGCTGGCCGCACCTTCTCGGCAGCCGCAGCCGGCAAAGGCTCGACCGTATGCTGCAGGCGCTCTTGAACCGGGTTTGTGCGACGCCGCCGGAAATCTGGGAAGGCAACTTCTATGCCCGGCTCGATAAGCCTGCATAA
- a CDS encoding nucleotidyltransferase family protein, with product MSDALSNTDIVVLAGGLGTRIQPVLGDVPKLLAPIGTRTYLDYLLDWLQGFGATRIILSLGHQAARIVDYVRAHPRTGLAVESVIEDKPLGTAGALRLVRPQVKSDTSIVMNGDSWIGADLGAFVQAHVDAHAPASLLCVRVDDAGRFGQIEVDGQGRIRSFQEKNPDAGPGLINAGVYAFARDMWEIVANTDGPSLERDVFQSLPASTLAAYDAGNVPFIDIGTPESLLQAAKVIGESATDEGKI from the coding sequence ATGTCTGACGCCCTCTCCAACACTGACATCGTCGTCCTCGCCGGCGGTCTCGGCACACGCATCCAGCCGGTGCTGGGCGATGTGCCGAAGCTGCTGGCGCCGATCGGCACGCGCACCTACCTCGATTATCTGTTGGACTGGCTGCAGGGTTTCGGGGCCACGCGCATCATCCTGAGCCTCGGGCATCAGGCCGCGCGCATTGTCGATTATGTCCGTGCGCACCCCCGCACCGGCCTTGCCGTCGAGAGCGTCATCGAGGACAAGCCGCTCGGCACTGCCGGAGCGCTTCGGCTGGTCCGTCCGCAGGTGAAGTCGGATACGTCTATTGTGATGAATGGCGATAGCTGGATTGGTGCCGATCTCGGTGCTTTTGTGCAGGCACATGTGGACGCGCACGCTCCCGCCTCCCTGCTCTGCGTTCGCGTCGACGATGCCGGACGTTTCGGGCAGATCGAGGTCGACGGCCAGGGAAGGATTCGCAGCTTCCAGGAAAAAAATCCCGATGCCGGACCGGGGCTGATCAATGCGGGCGTGTATGCGTTCGCCCGCGATATGTGGGAAATCGTTGCAAACACGGACGGTCCGTCGCTGGAACGCGATGTATTTCAGTCACTTCCCGCCTCAACGCTTGCCGCTTATGATGCCGGTAACGTACCTTTTATCGATATCGGCACGCCCGAAAGCCTGCTGCAGGCGGCCAAAGTTATCGGTGAAAGTGCCACCGACGAGGGGAAAATATGA
- a CDS encoding radical SAM protein — MTTTRPDLVLVNPGGRERIYQQLGNELTAIEPPLWCRLIGGYVRDKGHEIVILDSEAEGMGTESVAGRIAELNPKLVAMIVFGHQPSASTQQMVAAGETTRAIKDITPDIPVIFVGGHVSALPEQTLNEEAAEYACKGEGPETVTGLLAAIDAGSTPEALSDVPGLVWMKDGEFTINPPAPLIKDLDTELHGDVWDLLPMDKYRAHNWQCFGELENRMPYASIYTSLGCPFKCVFCCINAPFDINRYRMRKPEKVVEEIAMLREKYGVKTFKIIDEMFVLNERHVMAVCDGIIERGIDDLNIWAYARVDTVKPQMLEKLRKAGFQWLALGIESGSDLVRDGADKAFDQDEIKGIVRMIQSAGIKVAGNFIFGLPDDDMESMQATLDLALELNCEYANFYSAMAYPGSPLYAMAIQNDWPLPESWAGYSQHSYDCRPLPTEKVSAAEVLRFRDLAFHDYFEGKRYLDMVTQQFGWDTRKHIEEMAEHRLKRRLVEELEAAE, encoded by the coding sequence ATGACAACGACCCGACCCGATCTGGTGCTCGTCAATCCCGGTGGGCGTGAGCGAATCTACCAGCAGCTCGGTAACGAACTGACGGCGATCGAACCGCCGCTGTGGTGCCGCCTGATCGGTGGCTATGTGCGCGACAAGGGCCACGAAATCGTCATCCTGGATTCCGAAGCCGAAGGCATGGGCACGGAAAGCGTTGCCGGGCGCATCGCCGAGCTGAACCCGAAGCTGGTGGCGATGATTGTGTTCGGCCATCAGCCGTCGGCATCGACGCAGCAGATGGTCGCCGCCGGCGAGACCACGCGCGCGATCAAGGACATAACCCCGGATATTCCGGTTATCTTTGTCGGCGGGCATGTCTCGGCGCTGCCCGAACAGACGCTGAACGAGGAAGCGGCGGAATATGCCTGCAAGGGTGAAGGGCCGGAAACGGTGACCGGTCTTCTGGCCGCCATCGACGCCGGATCGACACCGGAAGCCCTTTCGGACGTGCCGGGTCTGGTCTGGATGAAGGACGGTGAATTCACAATCAATCCGCCGGCGCCGCTGATCAAGGACCTGGACACCGAATTGCACGGCGATGTCTGGGACCTGCTGCCGATGGACAAATACCGGGCGCACAACTGGCAATGCTTCGGCGAGCTGGAAAACCGCATGCCGTATGCGTCGATCTATACCTCGCTCGGCTGTCCGTTCAAGTGTGTGTTCTGCTGCATCAATGCGCCGTTCGATATCAACCGCTACCGCATGCGCAAACCCGAGAAGGTGGTCGAGGAAATCGCCATGCTGCGGGAAAAATACGGCGTCAAAACCTTCAAGATCATCGATGAGATGTTCGTGCTCAACGAACGCCACGTGATGGCGGTGTGCGACGGCATTATCGAGCGCGGCATCGACGATCTGAATATCTGGGCTTACGCGCGTGTCGATACCGTCAAGCCGCAGATGCTTGAAAAGCTGCGCAAGGCTGGATTCCAGTGGCTGGCGCTGGGCATCGAATCCGGCTCCGATCTGGTGCGAGACGGCGCTGACAAGGCCTTCGATCAGGACGAAATCAAAGGCATCGTGCGGATGATCCAGAGCGCCGGCATCAAGGTGGCGGGCAATTTCATCTTCGGTCTGCCCGATGACGACATGGAAAGCATGCAGGCGACGCTGGATCTGGCGCTCGAACTCAATTGCGAATATGCCAATTTCTATTCGGCGATGGCTTACCCCGGTTCGCCGTTGTACGCGATGGCGATCCAGAACGACTGGCCTTTGCCGGAAAGCTGGGCCGGTTATTCGCAGCACAGCTATGACTGCCGCCCGTTGCCGACCGAGAAAGTCTCGGCGGCTGAAGTGCTGCGCTTCCGCGATCTGGCGTTTCACGACTATTTCGAAGGCAAGCGTTACCTCGATATGGTGACGCAGCAGTTCGGCTGGGATACCCGCAAACATATCGAGGAAATGGCCGAACACCGCCTGAAACGCCGTTTGGTCGAGGAACTGGAGGCCGCGGAGTGA